Proteins co-encoded in one Cupriavidus nantongensis genomic window:
- a CDS encoding GspH/FimT family pseudopilin: MPGPVALRRRCRGLTLVELMAVVVMVAILAAIGTPSFVSLLRTSRVDSEIQSMVGTLQLARSEAIKRGLPVSVCPSANGTACLGAGNWARGWIAFVDRNGSGTVDAAPPADELLHYRAGWSATDTFTTPAGAAFLTFNRDGFAVLPGGALTMTLRTSPVAAEATRCIAINIAGRQTIQRAGEGACQ; encoded by the coding sequence ATGCCCGGCCCGGTCGCGTTGCGCCGGCGCTGCCGCGGGCTGACGCTGGTCGAGCTGATGGCGGTGGTGGTGATGGTGGCGATCCTGGCCGCGATCGGCACGCCTTCGTTCGTCTCGCTGCTGCGCACCAGCCGCGTCGACAGCGAGATCCAGTCGATGGTCGGCACCCTGCAGCTCGCGCGCAGCGAGGCCATCAAGCGCGGCCTGCCGGTCAGCGTGTGCCCGTCCGCCAATGGCACCGCCTGCCTGGGCGCCGGCAACTGGGCGCGCGGCTGGATCGCCTTCGTCGACCGCAATGGCTCGGGCACGGTGGACGCGGCGCCGCCGGCCGACGAGCTGCTGCACTACCGCGCCGGCTGGTCCGCCACCGACACCTTCACCACGCCGGCCGGGGCGGCCTTCCTGACCTTTAACCGCGATGGCTTTGCCGTGCTGCCCGGCGGCGCGTTGACGATGACGCTGCGCACCAGCCCGGTGGCGGCCGAGGCCACGCGCTGCATCGCCATCAATATCGCCGGCCGGCAGACCATCCAGCGCGCCGGGGAGGGTGCATGCCAGTGA